In the Lysinibacillus sp. PLM2 genome, one interval contains:
- the sigB gene encoding RNA polymerase sigma-B factor has translation MSKVHHPILTNKEIQKLFSLYQETKNEEAQTTLVLHYEYLVESIARKYSQGRSNFEDLYQVGMLGLLGAIRRYDPVLGRNFEVYAIPTIVGEIKRFIRDKTWDVHVPRRIKELAPKIKTAVDQLTYELQHSPSIQEIAKFLDVQEEEVLEAMEISRSYRALSMDKSVESDFEGNSVTLFDLVGEEDIGYEIINSKMALVKMINMLSPREKEVVQLTYIHQLSQKEIGEKLEISQMHVSRILRQAIKKMQEFINTSLRV, from the coding sequence ATGTCCAAAGTTCATCATCCAATTTTGACAAATAAAGAAATTCAAAAATTGTTTTCACTATATCAAGAAACAAAAAATGAAGAAGCCCAAACTACATTGGTGTTACATTATGAATATTTAGTTGAATCCATTGCAAGAAAGTATTCACAAGGTAGATCAAATTTTGAAGATTTATACCAAGTAGGGATGCTTGGTTTACTTGGTGCTATTCGTAGGTACGATCCGGTATTAGGAAGAAACTTTGAAGTATATGCTATTCCTACAATTGTAGGAGAAATAAAGAGATTTATAAGAGACAAGACGTGGGATGTTCATGTACCAAGAAGAATAAAAGAACTGGCCCCTAAAATAAAAACGGCTGTTGATCAACTAACTTATGAATTACAACACTCTCCCTCCATTCAAGAAATCGCTAAATTCTTAGATGTACAGGAAGAAGAAGTCCTTGAAGCTATGGAAATAAGTAGAAGTTATCGAGCCCTTTCTATGGATAAATCGGTAGAATCTGATTTTGAAGGTAATAGTGTAACTTTGTTTGATTTAGTTGGAGAAGAAGACATAGGTTATGAGATTATTAATTCTAAAATGGCTTTGGTAAAAATGATTAACATGCTTTCCCCGCGTGAAAAAGAAGTAGTTCAACTTACATATATTCATCAATTGAGTCAAAAAGAAATTGGTGAAAAATTAGAAATTTCACAGATGCATGTTTCAAGAATATTGAGACAGGCTATTAAAAAAATGCAGGAATTTATAAACACAAGTCTACGAGTATAA
- the rsbW gene encoding serine-protein kinase RsbW, with the protein MKVFDYVEIKIPAKPQYVSVIRLAISGLASRVGFLYDQIEDLKIAVSEAVTNVVHHAYVDNDDGEIVLGCALYSQKIEIMVTDYGNSFSFEEVKAKTGPYNYNEDIEHLREGGLGLFLMEALMDEVRVINEGGVTVFMTKFVKREQVEKDVQSSSSNFDK; encoded by the coding sequence ATGAAAGTTTTCGATTATGTAGAAATTAAAATTCCCGCGAAGCCGCAATATGTTAGTGTGATTAGACTTGCCATTTCAGGATTAGCAAGTCGAGTAGGGTTTTTATATGATCAAATTGAAGATTTGAAAATTGCCGTTAGCGAAGCAGTTACTAATGTTGTTCATCATGCATATGTAGATAATGATGATGGAGAAATTGTTTTAGGTTGCGCTCTGTATAGTCAGAAAATTGAAATTATGGTTACTGACTATGGCAATAGTTTTAGCTTTGAAGAAGTAAAGGCTAAAACAGGTCCGTACAATTACAACGAAGATATCGAGCATCTAAGAGAAGGTGGATTAGGACTATTTCTTATGGAAGCACTGATGGATGAAGTGAGGGTTATAAATGAGGGTGGCGTAACTGTTTTCATGACAAAGTTTGTCAAGAGAGAGCAGGTGGAAAAGGATGTCCAAAGTTCATCATCCAATTTTGACAAATAA
- the rsbV gene encoding anti-sigma-B factor antagonist yields the protein MEVNIHVREQGNLMIIYIMGEIDTYTAPKLREKFESIKINESSIFELDLSKVEYMDSTGLGVMVGFYKKAKREKAKIKLVGLSTRLKRLFKITGLSELMEIEVEKVE from the coding sequence TTGGAAGTAAATATTCATGTAAGAGAACAAGGTAATTTAATGATTATTTATATTATGGGTGAAATTGATACATATACTGCACCCAAGTTGCGAGAAAAATTTGAGTCAATAAAAATAAATGAAAGTTCAATATTTGAATTAGATTTATCAAAAGTGGAATATATGGATAGTACAGGACTTGGTGTTATGGTAGGTTTTTACAAAAAAGCAAAACGGGAAAAAGCGAAGATAAAATTAGTAGGTCTTTCCACTAGATTAAAAAGATTATTTAAGATCACGGGTTTAAGCGAATTAATGGAGATTGAAGTTGAAAAGGTGGAATAG
- the rsbU gene encoding phosphoserine phosphatase RsbU, which produces MQQLLIQYKQILSDYIANRQEQNLYVGQNYVRQLMKKNVAPEDVINIHKKAIEEIYDDLPEKLSYAYEFLIEVMVQFGLKFREHQSLLIKQEELRIEMDIATRIQNHLLKTTVPQIESLDIGMLSIPLRQMNGDCVYCFLYDKKDYLSFAVTDVVGKGVPAALCMSMVKNGLETLEYVNNNPSHVLEVLNRIIEKSVDDSMFVSSFYGRYNLVNDVLTYGSAGHEPGLYFRASDESFHDLESKGLLLGVLPEVKYPQFDIQLKENDFVVIMTDGVTEIRDIEVNESRNIIKEITYLHRHLSAQEICEKVYSELQKLQDYALKDDFTIFILKK; this is translated from the coding sequence GTGCAACAATTATTAATTCAATATAAACAAATCTTATCCGATTATATTGCAAATAGACAGGAACAGAATTTATATGTAGGACAAAATTATGTTCGACAGCTAATGAAAAAAAATGTAGCACCTGAAGATGTAATCAATATTCATAAAAAAGCCATTGAAGAAATCTATGATGATTTACCGGAAAAGCTATCTTATGCTTACGAATTCCTCATCGAAGTGATGGTGCAATTTGGACTTAAATTTCGTGAACACCAAAGTCTTTTAATCAAACAAGAAGAATTGAGAATTGAGATGGATATTGCTACAAGAATCCAAAATCACTTACTAAAAACAACTGTACCACAAATAGAATCTTTAGATATTGGAATGTTATCTATTCCATTAAGGCAAATGAATGGAGATTGTGTTTATTGCTTTTTATATGATAAAAAAGATTACTTAAGTTTTGCAGTAACAGATGTTGTAGGAAAAGGAGTTCCTGCGGCTTTATGTATGTCCATGGTTAAAAATGGATTGGAAACACTTGAGTACGTTAACAATAATCCATCACACGTTTTAGAAGTATTAAACCGAATCATTGAGAAAAGTGTTGATGACAGTATGTTTGTTTCATCATTTTATGGCCGATATAATTTAGTGAATGATGTATTAACATATGGTTCGGCGGGACATGAACCTGGACTATATTTCCGTGCTAGTGATGAATCATTCCACGATTTAGAAAGTAAAGGATTATTATTGGGTGTACTTCCAGAGGTAAAATATCCTCAATTTGATATCCAGCTAAAGGAAAATGATTTTGTTGTAATCATGACTGACGGGGTAACAGAAATAAGAGATATAGAAGTCAATGAATCTCGGAATATTATTAAAGAGATCACCTATTTGCACCGTCATCTTTCTGCGCAAGAAATATGTGAAAAGGTCTATTCAGAGTTACAAAAATTACAGGATTATGCTCTGAAGGATGATTTTACAATATTTATTTTAAAGAAATAA
- the rsbT gene encoding serine/threonine-protein kinase RsbT: MTEIITIDIKTEWDIITARQFARKIAKSIGFDVVDQARIATAIGELAKNIFLYAEIGQIEIEKIDNEDLNLKGICIIAKDSGPGIADIKSVLGENSPEGIGAGIPGVKRLMDNMDITSEVGRGTKIRVEKWLRMG, translated from the coding sequence GTGACAGAAATAATAACTATAGATATTAAAACGGAATGGGATATAATCACTGCACGCCAATTTGCTAGAAAAATAGCTAAATCAATCGGATTCGATGTAGTGGATCAAGCGCGAATCGCAACTGCAATAGGAGAATTAGCAAAAAATATTTTCTTGTATGCAGAAATTGGACAGATTGAAATTGAAAAAATTGACAATGAAGATCTAAATTTAAAAGGAATATGTATAATAGCTAAGGATAGCGGTCCAGGTATTGCTGACATTAAAAGCGTATTAGGTGAAAATTCTCCAGAAGGTATAGGAGCTGGTATACCTGGAGTAAAAAGACTTATGGATAATATGGATATTACTTCAGAAGTAGGAAGAGGAACAAAAATTAGAGTAGAAAAATGGTTAAGAATGGGGTGA
- the ndoA gene encoding endoribonuclease EndoA, translating into MIVKRGDVFFADLSPVVGSEQGGTRPVLIIQNDIGNRFSPTVIIAAITAQIQKAKLPTHVEIDAKKYGFERNSVILLEQLRTIDKSRLTDRITQLDEELMDKVDEALEISLGLMKF; encoded by the coding sequence TTGATTGTGAAACGAGGGGACGTTTTTTTTGCAGATCTATCACCAGTGGTAGGTTCTGAACAAGGTGGAACAAGACCCGTATTAATCATTCAAAATGATATAGGAAATCGATTCAGTCCTACAGTAATTATCGCTGCGATTACTGCGCAAATTCAAAAAGCAAAATTACCAACCCATGTTGAAATAGATGCCAAAAAGTATGGGTTTGAACGAAATTCGGTAATTTTGCTTGAACAATTGCGTACAATTGATAAATCCAGACTAACCGACCGGATTACTCAATTAGATGAAGAATTAATGGATAAAGTGGACGAAGCCTTAGAAATAAGTTTAGGATTAATGAAATTTTGA
- a CDS encoding antitoxin EndoAI — protein sequence MYAKKVDELKEIQYSLPQEMLIEFNQTLEQKSARKEEYVIVATRRLSTHKQPNQIREALMKGYVEMSQINLSICSECLHAEYEAEHMVERLVSGG from the coding sequence TTGTACGCGAAAAAAGTTGATGAGTTAAAAGAAATCCAATATTCTCTTCCTCAAGAGATGTTAATAGAGTTTAATCAAACACTTGAGCAAAAATCTGCGCGCAAAGAAGAGTATGTAATCGTTGCGACACGTAGATTATCAACGCACAAGCAACCAAATCAAATACGGGAAGCTTTAATGAAAGGCTATGTGGAAATGTCACAAATTAATTTGTCAATTTGTAGTGAATGTCTACATGCGGAGTATGAAGCGGAGCATATGGTGGAGCGTCTCGTAAGCGGGGGATGA
- the alr1 gene encoding alanine racemase 1, protein MTTPHYRPTQAIIDLNAIKENVRHLKGFLQPEVQIMAVVKANAYGHGDVEVAGAAIEAGASILAVATPDEALHIRKHFPTIDILVLGYSPITFAKVAADENITLTVYSSDWVNKVQFNSDKLLKLHIKIDSGMGRIGVTTIEELLTLFSDIKKTSNLIVDGIFTHFATADEEDESYFKKQVEKFEKLVRMLPEKPRVVHAANTATMLIKDRHLQYDAVRFGISMYGLAPSSYVKGKLPFPIKQAFSLETELVAVKLLQKGESIGYGATFTAEEPMYVGTLPIGYADGMIRKLSGQEVLIDGKRVPIIGRICMDQCMIALPSAYNVGEKVILIGKQNEEEITIDEWAAKVETINYEIPCIITTRVPRIYYS, encoded by the coding sequence ATGACAACACCACACTACCGTCCAACTCAAGCAATAATTGATTTAAATGCAATTAAAGAAAATGTTCGTCATTTAAAAGGATTTCTGCAACCAGAAGTGCAAATAATGGCGGTTGTAAAAGCAAATGCTTACGGACATGGAGATGTTGAAGTCGCAGGTGCTGCAATAGAAGCGGGAGCATCTATACTTGCTGTTGCAACACCCGATGAGGCTCTCCATATTCGAAAGCATTTTCCTACTATTGATATTTTAGTACTTGGATATTCTCCGATTACCTTTGCAAAGGTAGCTGCTGATGAAAATATTACTTTAACAGTATATTCATCGGATTGGGTTAATAAGGTTCAATTTAACTCCGATAAGTTATTAAAATTACATATTAAAATCGATAGTGGTATGGGTAGAATTGGTGTAACAACTATTGAGGAACTTTTAACTCTATTTAGCGACATAAAAAAAACGAGTAACCTTATAGTAGATGGGATATTTACTCATTTTGCAACGGCAGATGAAGAAGACGAATCCTACTTTAAAAAACAGGTAGAAAAGTTTGAAAAGCTAGTCCGAATGTTACCTGAAAAGCCACGGGTTGTTCATGCTGCAAACACAGCAACTATGTTGATTAAGGATAGACATCTACAATATGATGCAGTACGTTTTGGTATTTCGATGTATGGATTGGCACCTTCATCTTATGTAAAAGGTAAATTACCGTTTCCAATTAAACAAGCTTTTTCGTTAGAAACGGAGCTTGTTGCTGTAAAATTACTTCAAAAAGGTGAGTCAATTGGATATGGTGCAACCTTTACAGCAGAAGAACCAATGTATGTAGGCACACTGCCTATAGGATATGCAGATGGTATGATACGTAAATTAAGTGGGCAAGAAGTATTGATTGATGGTAAAAGAGTTCCTATAATCGGAAGAATTTGCATGGATCAATGTATGATTGCATTACCTAGTGCATATAATGTAGGTGAGAAAGTCATTTTAATTGGAAAGCAAAATGAGGAAGAAATAACAATTGATGAATGGGCAGCAAAAGTTGAAACTATAAACTATGAAATACCGTGTATTATAACAACTAGAGTGCCTCGAATCTATTACTCGTAA
- a CDS encoding sporulation protein codes for MRQRVIAFIVLLLSVLVIAACGSQSKEDVLKDLSNKWTNVKGYELDATMEIKTGSEPRVYDVNVWHTQPDLYRVKVTQQGEDVTQMIIRNKEGVFVVTPSLRKTYKFQSEWPKQNSQAYLIGALAEDLLADQNVAMEEDENNYVFQAATRNNHKSVMPTQKITVDKKTKLPTSVSVMNEAGEEQLLITFSKINLGMEHKEEEYAVEKFTEESGETGAIEPQEFQVHYPNLQWEGTTLVDEQTIVEDGTERVILTFEGDKPFTLMEQPITYDEDSTVPVFAPGDPADLGFTIGAITDNSISWERDGVSFFLASESLTREEMMEVAASVIPGGLK; via the coding sequence TTGCGACAACGTGTAATTGCTTTTATCGTATTGTTGTTAAGTGTACTTGTAATCGCGGCTTGTGGTAGTCAATCGAAGGAAGATGTGTTAAAGGATTTAAGCAACAAATGGACGAACGTCAAGGGTTATGAGTTAGATGCAACAATGGAAATTAAAACAGGTAGTGAACCAAGAGTATACGATGTAAATGTTTGGCATACTCAACCAGATCTTTATCGAGTAAAAGTAACACAACAAGGTGAAGATGTAACACAGATGATAATACGTAACAAAGAAGGAGTATTTGTCGTAACACCTTCACTCAGAAAAACGTACAAGTTCCAGAGTGAGTGGCCAAAACAAAATAGCCAAGCATACCTTATCGGTGCTCTAGCTGAAGATTTATTAGCTGATCAAAATGTTGCAATGGAAGAAGATGAAAACAATTATGTATTCCAAGCAGCTACTAGAAATAATCATAAGAGCGTAATGCCAACACAAAAAATAACAGTAGATAAGAAAACAAAATTACCTACATCAGTCTCAGTTATGAACGAAGCAGGAGAAGAGCAGCTACTTATTACATTTAGCAAAATCAATTTAGGAATGGAACATAAGGAAGAGGAATATGCGGTAGAAAAGTTTACTGAAGAATCAGGAGAAACTGGCGCTATTGAACCTCAAGAATTCCAAGTACATTATCCTAATTTACAATGGGAAGGTACTACATTAGTAGATGAGCAAACAATCGTTGAAGACGGTACGGAACGTGTAATTTTAACGTTCGAAGGGGACAAACCATTTACATTAATGGAACAACCAATCACTTATGATGAAGATTCAACGGTTCCTGTATTTGCTCCTGGGGATCCAGCGGACTTAGGATTTACTATTGGTGCCATTACGGATAACTCAATTAGCTGGGAACGTGATGGGGTATCATTCTTCTTAGCCTCTGAAAGCTTAACACGCGAAGAAATGATGGAAGTGGCTGCTTCTGTTATCCCAGGAGGATTAAAATAA
- the acpS gene encoding holo-[acyl-carrier-protein] synthase has translation MIKGIGLDIIEIERIKKVNEKEKFRNRILSNRELDAYNKLSEQRKIEYLAGRFAAKEAYSKANGTGIREGCEFHQIEILNDELGKPTLYFNRQIVKGFVSITHSKDYAAAQVILMA, from the coding sequence ATGATTAAAGGAATCGGTTTAGATATTATAGAAATTGAAAGAATAAAAAAAGTAAATGAAAAAGAAAAGTTTAGAAATCGTATATTATCTAATCGTGAGCTTGATGCTTACAATAAATTATCAGAACAAAGGAAAATTGAATATTTAGCTGGAAGATTTGCAGCGAAAGAAGCATATTCTAAAGCAAACGGTACTGGCATTAGAGAGGGTTGTGAATTTCATCAAATTGAAATACTAAATGACGAACTAGGGAAACCAACATTATATTTCAATCGTCAAATTGTTAAAGGTTTCGTTAGCATCACACATTCCAAGGATTATGCTGCAGCTCAGGTTATATTAATGGCATAG
- the ydcA gene encoding putative rhomboid protease YdcA: protein MFIRRESFKQYIKLYPVVSSIIAINLIVYILMLLPGMEYRFFIYGASINSLIGDGEWWRVVSSIFIHAGFLHVLFNMFSLFLFGPELEKIAGKARFLTIYLLAGIFGNVLTFMTQPGIYTSVGASGAIYGVFGAFAALVYYTRHTMPQLKQIIMPIIIISVILTFLQPGINIMGHLGGLATGFIIGLVYFTPKNIIRWRNRR from the coding sequence ATGTTTATTAGAAGGGAAAGTTTCAAGCAATATATTAAATTGTACCCAGTCGTTTCTTCCATCATTGCGATCAATCTAATTGTTTATATTTTAATGCTTTTACCAGGGATGGAATATAGGTTTTTTATATATGGTGCAAGTATTAATTCATTAATTGGCGATGGTGAGTGGTGGCGAGTTGTTTCCTCTATCTTCATACATGCTGGCTTTCTACATGTACTGTTTAATATGTTTTCATTATTTTTATTTGGACCGGAGCTTGAAAAAATTGCAGGTAAAGCTCGATTTTTAACAATCTACTTGCTTGCAGGTATTTTTGGTAATGTTTTAACATTTATGACCCAACCTGGTATTTATACAAGCGTTGGAGCAAGTGGTGCAATCTATGGGGTATTCGGTGCATTTGCTGCACTGGTTTACTACACAAGACACACAATGCCACAGTTAAAACAAATTATTATGCCTATTATTATCATTAGTGTCATTTTAACCTTTTTACAACCTGGCATTAATATTATGGGTCATTTAGGGGGATTAGCTACAGGTTTCATTATTGGGCTTGTATACTTTACTCCAAAAAACATTATACGTTGGAGAAACAGAAGATAA
- the ydbT gene encoding UPF0699 transmembrane protein YdbT has product MMSNRTYKLHPISAIINFLKGLKELIIPIGIIFISSIFNSQQTNEINFWSDIFPILIITVPVFFYLIFGIIKWWTFVYWFEDEELRSEYGLFVKKKRYIPFERIQSLNYKEGIFHQIFGLVQVMVETAGSTNGKPEVELTAVTKEAAKQIEIEMENAKGKARIKHNEEDALHFESSSTSEVASKTIHKMSSKDLLLLATTSNSIGVVLAGIVALLSQFSEYIPLDLIFEEVSAFIQFGFVVVLGMIFIGLVFAWIASVGLTFLSYYDFKIVEENDRIIVTRGLLEKKKIAIPINRIQAIKIVENPIRQVFGLASVSIESAGGGYGEKEKKIILFPLIGKKELYPLLEGLFPQFDLGLKLIQPPSRAKSFFYRIDFIWVLPLVVLLSYFYYPYGLFTTLLVIPVVLLGLWQYRTAGLAIQDNQLTMVYRIFSRVTFLTEKKRIQVIGRSQSYFQKRKDLASIQATVMSGVMGATAKVAHVRIEDADKVFNWFQTK; this is encoded by the coding sequence ATGATGTCTAATAGAACATATAAACTACATCCTATTTCAGCAATAATTAATTTTTTAAAGGGATTGAAGGAGTTAATCATCCCAATCGGAATTATTTTTATATCTAGTATCTTTAATTCACAGCAAACAAATGAGATTAATTTCTGGTCAGATATTTTCCCGATACTTATTATTACAGTTCCAGTGTTTTTTTATTTAATATTCGGGATTATAAAATGGTGGACATTTGTTTACTGGTTTGAGGATGAAGAGCTTCGATCTGAATACGGACTATTTGTTAAGAAGAAGCGCTATATTCCTTTCGAACGTATCCAAAGCTTGAATTATAAAGAGGGGATATTTCATCAAATATTCGGGTTAGTGCAAGTAATGGTTGAAACAGCGGGGAGTACAAATGGCAAGCCTGAAGTTGAGTTAACAGCGGTAACAAAAGAAGCTGCGAAGCAAATAGAAATAGAGATGGAAAATGCAAAGGGTAAAGCACGAATAAAACATAATGAAGAGGATGCTTTACATTTCGAAAGCTCAAGTACCTCTGAAGTAGCTTCTAAAACGATCCATAAAATGTCATCCAAAGATTTACTATTATTAGCCACAACTTCAAATAGTATAGGCGTTGTCTTAGCTGGTATAGTAGCTTTGTTATCCCAGTTCTCTGAATATATTCCATTGGATTTGATTTTTGAAGAAGTATCCGCATTTATTCAATTTGGTTTTGTAGTTGTATTGGGGATGATTTTTATAGGGTTGGTTTTTGCTTGGATTGCATCTGTTGGCCTAACTTTTCTTAGTTATTATGATTTTAAAATAGTGGAAGAAAATGATCGAATTATAGTTACTCGTGGGCTTCTTGAAAAGAAGAAAATAGCTATTCCGATAAATCGAATTCAAGCGATTAAAATCGTAGAGAATCCTATACGGCAAGTATTCGGGTTAGCCTCTGTGAGCATTGAAAGTGCTGGAGGGGGATACGGTGAAAAGGAGAAAAAGATTATCTTGTTTCCACTTATCGGAAAAAAAGAGCTATATCCTCTATTAGAGGGATTATTCCCACAGTTTGATTTGGGTTTAAAATTAATTCAACCACCATCAAGGGCAAAATCCTTTTTCTATCGGATTGATTTTATTTGGGTGCTGCCACTAGTTGTTTTACTTAGTTATTTTTATTATCCCTATGGTTTGTTTACAACATTACTCGTAATACCTGTAGTTTTGCTTGGATTATGGCAATATCGTACAGCGGGACTTGCAATTCAAGACAACCAACTAACTATGGTTTATCGGATCTTTAGTCGAGTTACATTTTTAACAGAAAAGAAACGAATTCAAGTTATTGGAAGAAGTCAGAGCTATTTTCAAAAAAGAAAAGACCTTGCATCAATTCAAGCAACTGTCATGTCGGGAGTTATGGGTGCGACTGCAAAGGTAGCACATGTGAGGATTGAAGATGCCGATAAAGTCTTCAATTGGTTTCAAACAAAATAA
- the ydbS gene encoding UPF0699 transmembrane protein YdbS, with amino-acid sequence MRDELKNKIPRKGLTVWRLYGLIGSAIFLIIAIAASVLTFIFEWPHYIHYILIAVVIVEAIAYIWIIPNIRWEHWRYDVREHEIEIQSGLFIIKKTLIPMVRVQHVDTAQGPILKKYNLANISISTAATTHIIPMLISEEADLLRMRISELARVAEDDV; translated from the coding sequence ATGAGAGATGAATTAAAAAATAAAATTCCTAGGAAAGGGCTAACTGTATGGCGTTTATATGGTCTTATAGGTTCGGCTATTTTTTTAATTATTGCAATTGCCGCCAGTGTACTAACTTTTATTTTTGAATGGCCACACTATATCCATTACATATTGATTGCTGTTGTGATCGTGGAAGCGATAGCTTATATTTGGATCATTCCCAATATACGATGGGAGCATTGGCGATATGATGTAAGAGAGCATGAGATTGAAATACAAAGTGGATTATTTATTATTAAAAAAACTTTAATCCCTATGGTCCGAGTGCAGCATGTTGATACAGCTCAAGGACCTATATTAAAAAAATATAACTTAGCTAATATATCTATATCAACGGCAGCAACGACACATATCATTCCAATGCTTATTTCCGAAGAGGCTGATTTACTGCGCATGCGTATTTCTGAATTAGCAAGGGTGGCTGAAGATGATGTCTAA
- the cshA gene encoding ATP-dependent RNA helicase CshA yields MTNFSELNISESTLRSLQRMGFEEATPIQEGTVKFALEGRDIIGQAQTGTGKTAAFGIPIIEKIDPKNTSIQALIIAPTRELAIQVSEEIYKIGYDKRVKILSVYGGQDIGRQIRALKNRPQIIVGTPGRIIDHINRHTLKLENVQTLVLDEADEMLNMGFIDDINAILENVPEERQTLLFSATMPPAIRKIATNFMKNPEEVKIKSKEMTVENIDQYFVKSQEREKFEILSRLLNVHQPELAIVFGRTKRRVDELAQALSIRGYLAEGIHGDLSQAKRLSVLRQFKENKIDILVATDVAARGLDISGVTHVYNFDIPQDPESYVHRIGRTGRAGKSGLAVTFVTPREMGYLRIVEETTKKRMTPLRPPSESEALAGQQQISMETLVEIVQANDLGDYRILANELLEQHDAVDLVAAAIKSMTKEPDETPVTITEERPLPMRKDRSSGGRSGRDRGPRRDGGRGGRPTSRDRNRREGGRRESSERRRPRRRDS; encoded by the coding sequence TTGACAAATTTTTCAGAATTAAACATTAGCGAATCTACATTAAGGTCTTTACAACGTATGGGCTTTGAAGAAGCTACACCAATACAAGAAGGAACAGTTAAATTTGCCCTTGAGGGAAGAGATATAATCGGACAAGCTCAAACTGGTACTGGTAAAACAGCAGCATTTGGTATCCCGATTATTGAAAAAATTGATCCTAAAAACACATCAATACAAGCATTGATTATTGCACCGACTCGTGAGCTTGCAATTCAAGTATCAGAAGAGATTTATAAAATTGGATATGATAAACGAGTGAAAATCTTATCCGTTTATGGCGGTCAAGATATCGGACGTCAAATTCGTGCATTAAAAAATAGACCTCAAATTATCGTGGGTACACCTGGTCGAATCATAGACCATATTAACCGTCATACATTAAAGCTTGAGAACGTTCAAACGCTAGTATTAGACGAAGCGGACGAAATGTTAAACATGGGCTTCATCGATGATATTAACGCTATTTTAGAAAATGTCCCTGAAGAAAGACAAACATTACTTTTCTCAGCAACAATGCCACCAGCTATTCGTAAAATTGCGACGAACTTCATGAAAAACCCTGAAGAAGTTAAAATCAAGTCAAAAGAAATGACAGTTGAAAACATAGACCAATATTTCGTGAAATCACAAGAACGTGAAAAATTCGAAATACTATCTCGTTTATTAAATGTGCACCAACCGGAATTAGCAATTGTTTTCGGTCGTACGAAACGCCGTGTAGATGAATTAGCACAAGCATTAAGTATTCGTGGTTACTTAGCTGAAGGAATTCATGGCGATTTAAGCCAAGCAAAACGTTTATCTGTTTTACGTCAATTTAAGGAAAATAAAATTGATATTCTAGTTGCAACAGACGTAGCTGCTCGTGGATTAGATATCTCAGGCGTAACACACGTTTATAACTTTGATATTCCACAAGATCCTGAGTCATATGTTCACCGTATTGGTCGTACAGGACGTGCTGGAAAATCAGGGCTTGCCGTTACCTTTGTAACGCCTAGAGAAATGGGCTATTTACGGATTGTTGAGGAAACTACGAAAAAACGTATGACACCTCTTCGTCCGCCATCAGAATCAGAAGCTTTAGCAGGTCAACAACAAATTTCAATGGAAACGTTAGTTGAAATTGTTCAAGCGAATGATTTAGGAGACTATCGTATTTTAGCAAATGAACTTTTAGAACAGCATGACGCTGTTGATTTAGTGGCTGCAGCTATTAAATCAATGACAAAAGAACCGGATGAAACGCCTGTAACAATAACAGAAGAACGTCCATTGCCAATGCGAAAAGACCGTTCAAGCGGTGGTCGCAGTGGTCGTGATCGTGGCCCACGCCGAGATGGCGGTCGAGGTGGCCGTCCAACTAGTCGTGATCGAAACAGACGTGAAGGTGGCCGTCGTGAAAGTAGTGAGCGTCGACGTCCACGCCGTCGCGACAGCTAA